A section of the Metabacillus endolithicus genome encodes:
- a CDS encoding halocarboxylic acid dehydrogenase DehI family protein, translated as MKSDKYGVPEIFEENVKGNLSYLYQDIQYVLKVPIVNFIFRTTALYEAFLQLAWSQVRPSMLTSNMENAASEIRNPKLGVDMPTINWSNHYDQATIEKIKKIIFTFNYVNSKLLIIASAWSESLSNRTIHGGNQISGYIQPGILPGLPKINLIKIESAPKEVKGLLLDIAKTHHTYDVASDYRALGRYPVFLRKSWSHLKEYIGTDSYQLLSTQLKKQSINLAHQMPFPVTINRSLLSQCYSPKDIAGIMGVISMFQQFLPPLIIDGEFFRMMLTGKELDGK; from the coding sequence ATGAAAAGTGACAAATATGGAGTGCCAGAAATTTTTGAAGAGAACGTAAAGGGAAATTTATCTTATTTGTATCAGGATATTCAATATGTACTTAAGGTGCCAATTGTAAACTTTATATTTAGAACAACTGCGCTTTATGAAGCATTTTTACAACTAGCCTGGAGTCAAGTGCGACCAAGCATGCTAACTTCAAATATGGAAAATGCAGCTTCAGAAATAAGAAATCCAAAGCTTGGTGTTGATATGCCGACGATTAATTGGTCAAACCATTACGACCAAGCTACCATCGAAAAAATAAAAAAGATCATTTTTACATTTAATTATGTGAATAGTAAATTATTAATCATTGCATCTGCTTGGTCAGAGAGTTTATCCAATAGAACAATTCACGGAGGAAATCAAATAAGTGGGTATATTCAACCGGGAATCTTGCCTGGTCTTCCGAAGATTAATCTTATAAAGATAGAAAGTGCGCCTAAAGAAGTGAAAGGTCTTTTATTAGATATAGCAAAAACTCACCATACATACGACGTTGCTAGTGATTACCGGGCATTAGGGAGATATCCTGTATTTTTAAGAAAGAGCTGGAGTCATTTAAAGGAATATATAGGGACAGATTCTTATCAGCTATTATCAACGCAACTTAAGAAACAATCAATTAATCTTGCACATCAAATGCCTTTCCCAGTTACAATAAATAGATCTCTATTATCACAATGTTATTCTCCAAAAGATATAGCCGGCATTATGGGAGTTATTTCTATGTTTCAGCAATTCCTTCCGCCACTGATCATAGATGGTGAATTTTTCAGAATGATGTTAACTGGAAAAGAGCTTGATGGTAAGTGA
- a CDS encoding MEDS domain-containing protein has protein sequence MIKNMAEFTYKLNENGGGHILYFTEKLDDYVQNAVEFIISGIKNNEYVLFVENEPINLLISQKLKNMLEADEIKRVHQINNFDFYCSTGNFHTVTILNYFFNTLDPYFDQNLKIRCWGHVEWPTQKHINSTLKEFEFEVDRLMPEMDIIGVCAYNLDRLTKEVQKALMECHGYLMTDNEITRLVDESDGIKKIF, from the coding sequence ATGATAAAAAATATGGCTGAATTTACATATAAATTAAATGAAAATGGTGGAGGCCACATTCTGTATTTTACGGAGAAATTAGATGATTATGTTCAAAACGCTGTTGAATTTATAATTAGTGGTATAAAGAACAATGAATATGTTTTGTTTGTTGAAAATGAGCCTATTAACCTTTTAATATCACAAAAACTAAAAAATATGTTAGAAGCAGATGAAATAAAGAGAGTCCACCAAATTAATAATTTTGATTTCTATTGTTCCACAGGTAATTTCCACACAGTAACAATTCTAAACTACTTTTTTAACACATTAGATCCCTATTTTGATCAAAATTTAAAAATAAGGTGTTGGGGCCATGTGGAATGGCCGACTCAAAAGCATATTAATAGCACATTGAAAGAATTTGAATTTGAAGTAGACAGGTTAATGCCGGAAATGGATATAATCGGTGTTTGTGCATATAATTTAGACCGATTAACGAAAGAGGTCCAAAAAGCTTTAATGGAGTGTCACGGATACTTAATGACGGATAATGAAATAACGAGACTAGTTGATGAATCTGATGGAATAAAGAAAATATTTTAA
- the mscL gene encoding large conductance mechanosensitive channel protein MscL, giving the protein MLKQFLQFAIRGNAIDLAVGVIIGTAFGKIVSSLVDDLVMPVIGVLLGGINLKDFSLPFGASVIQYGSFLQTVLEFLIITYSIFFFVQLFYKLRNIDNDKPFGQTKTNTELLLEEIRDLLKEKKDDE; this is encoded by the coding sequence ATGCTAAAACAATTTCTACAATTCGCCATAAGAGGGAATGCAATTGACCTAGCAGTAGGTGTAATTATCGGAACGGCTTTCGGAAAGATCGTTAGCTCATTAGTTGATGATCTTGTAATGCCAGTAATAGGTGTACTTTTAGGCGGCATAAATTTGAAAGATTTCTCTTTACCATTTGGAGCATCCGTTATTCAATATGGGTCATTCTTACAAACTGTACTTGAATTTTTAATCATTACTTATAGTATTTTCTTCTTCGTCCAACTATTTTATAAGCTCCGGAATATAGACAACGACAAGCCCTTTGGTCAAACTAAAACAAACACTGAACTTCTACTGGAAGAAATACGTGATTTGCTAAAAGAAAAAAAGGATGACGAATAA
- a CDS encoding GrpB family protein produces MKVSLSEYDPKWPQQYLIEKEMLQSKLGFLKPMIEHIGSTSIIGLSAKPIIDIMIGVREEIQLEKVVDALSQSPYVYVSIYDKQLPFRRFFIVVKEVYSELYPHVLTTENFIEIPHQHRIAHIHTVPIDSQWWEEHLLFRDFLIRSKEHLLEYESLKKKLSKIEWTNGNEYAEAKAKFIQSVLKEAKL; encoded by the coding sequence ATGAAGGTTTCATTGTCAGAATATGATCCAAAATGGCCGCAACAATACCTGATTGAAAAGGAAATGTTACAATCTAAACTAGGTTTTCTTAAACCAATGATTGAACATATTGGAAGTACATCAATAATTGGTTTATCAGCAAAACCAATTATTGATATCATGATTGGTGTTAGAGAGGAAATTCAGCTTGAAAAGGTTGTTGATGCATTATCACAATCCCCTTATGTATATGTATCAATCTATGATAAACAGCTACCGTTTCGACGGTTTTTTATTGTGGTTAAAGAAGTTTATTCTGAGTTGTATCCACATGTATTAACGACTGAAAATTTTATTGAGATTCCCCATCAACATCGAATAGCTCATATACATACAGTACCTATAGATAGTCAATGGTGGGAGGAACATCTTTTATTTCGTGATTTTCTTATACGATCGAAAGAGCATCTTTTAGAGTATGAAAGCTTGAAAAAGAAATTATCGAAAATAGAATGGACTAATGGAAATGAGTATGCTGAGGCAAAGGCTAAATTTATACAGTCTGTTCTTAAAGAGGCAAAATTATAA
- a CDS encoding ABC transporter ATP-binding protein, with the protein MENKDIKEKIKERFHYSTETVIDKPFNWQQMWRLLSYLKPYSRTLLPAAFIAVLISAVVRLVAPILIGKYTLDYAIANKDTKLLIILVTTISCLYLVSYIANTFRIRWMNMLGQNVIYDIRKHIFTHVQSLSHRFFDQRSAGSILVRIMNDINSLQELFTSGVINLLMDFILLIGVVVLLFTLSPQLTLAIMVIVPLMFFISTSLRKKIRRSWQTVRLKQSKLNSHLNESIQGIRVTQSFTQEKENIEYFDGVNSENFHSWQNATKRNAMFTPMVEMTNAIGTAILIAYGATLIANESITIGTFVSFAFYLGMFWEPISRLGQVYNQLLMGMASSERIFEFIDEKPNVADSDNPTILKSMKGKIDFESVEFAYDSSRKALNKISISIPAGQTVALVGHTGSGKTTIANLISRFYDATGGSVKIDDINIKNLPISELRSRISVVLQDTFIFSGTIMDNIRFGCPTASDEQVVNAAKAVGADDFICCLSSGYLTEVEERGNVLSVGERQLISFARALLADPTIIILDEATASIDTETEVKIQQALKTLLSGRTAIMIAHRLSTIREADNIIVLDHGSIMEQGNHGQLMEKQGVYYGLVKAQFTMLEVG; encoded by the coding sequence ATGGAAAACAAAGATATAAAAGAAAAAATTAAGGAAAGATTTCATTACTCCACAGAAACGGTTATAGATAAACCATTTAATTGGCAGCAAATGTGGAGATTACTAAGTTACTTGAAACCGTATTCCAGAACATTACTTCCAGCAGCATTTATTGCTGTCCTCATTTCTGCAGTGGTCCGTCTCGTGGCACCTATATTAATAGGAAAATATACACTAGATTATGCAATTGCAAATAAAGATACCAAGCTTCTCATTATCTTAGTTACGACAATTTCTTGTCTCTATCTAGTATCTTACATAGCCAACACATTTCGAATCAGGTGGATGAACATGCTTGGCCAAAATGTAATTTATGATATTAGAAAGCATATATTTACTCATGTTCAATCATTGTCCCATAGATTTTTTGATCAGCGTTCCGCAGGTTCTATCCTAGTTCGAATTATGAATGATATTAATTCCCTTCAGGAGCTATTTACTAGTGGGGTAATCAACCTGTTAATGGATTTCATCCTCTTAATCGGGGTTGTAGTACTTTTGTTTACTCTAAGTCCACAACTCACATTAGCAATTATGGTCATTGTGCCGCTTATGTTTTTCATTTCTACCAGTCTACGAAAAAAAATACGTCGTTCATGGCAAACTGTACGATTAAAGCAATCAAAACTGAATTCACATCTGAATGAATCAATTCAGGGAATCCGAGTGACTCAATCATTTACACAAGAAAAAGAAAACATTGAATACTTTGATGGAGTTAACTCGGAGAATTTTCACTCATGGCAAAATGCTACGAAGCGCAATGCAATGTTTACACCAATGGTTGAAATGACAAACGCAATTGGTACAGCTATTTTAATTGCTTATGGAGCAACCCTGATAGCTAATGAATCAATTACAATTGGAACTTTTGTATCTTTTGCTTTTTACTTAGGAATGTTTTGGGAACCAATTTCGAGACTAGGCCAGGTATATAATCAATTGTTAATGGGAATGGCCTCTTCAGAAAGAATTTTTGAATTTATTGATGAAAAACCGAATGTTGCTGATTCGGATAATCCGACCATCCTTAAGAGTATGAAAGGTAAAATTGATTTTGAATCAGTGGAATTTGCCTATGATTCTTCTAGAAAAGCACTCAACAAGATCTCTATATCAATCCCAGCGGGGCAAACAGTTGCATTGGTTGGCCATACGGGTTCTGGAAAAACAACAATCGCCAATTTAATTAGTCGTTTTTACGATGCAACTGGAGGAAGTGTAAAAATTGATGATATAAATATTAAAAATTTACCAATCAGTGAATTAAGATCACGTATCAGTGTTGTTCTTCAAGATACATTTATCTTTTCAGGCACAATTATGGATAATATTCGATTCGGTTGCCCAACAGCTTCGGACGAACAAGTGGTAAATGCGGCGAAAGCAGTTGGTGCGGATGATTTCATATGCTGTTTGTCTAGTGGTTACTTAACAGAAGTAGAGGAAAGAGGAAATGTATTGTCAGTAGGTGAACGACAACTTATTTCTTTTGCTCGGGCACTACTTGCAGATCCAACCATTATTATTCTTGATGAAGCAACTGCAAGTATTGATACTGAAACAGAAGTGAAAATTCAACAAGCATTGAAAACCCTCCTGAGTGGAAGAACTGCAATAATGATTGCCCATCGACTTTCAACAATTCGTGAGGCTGATAATATTATTGTTTTGGATCATGGTAGTATTATGGAGCAAGGAAATCATGGGCAATTAATGGAAAAACAGGGTGTTTACTATGGATTGGTCAAAGCTCAATTTACTATGTTAGAAGTGGGATAA
- a CDS encoding sensor histidine kinase: MKIHFEIDPESYVDPLPKHIGVTEIITIIGNLIDNAFESVIFQDKRNVSFSITNLGNEIIIEVTDSGNGLSKEQFDTLFAVGFSSKGENRGYGLYNVKRIVDALNGNIDVINGKEGGAIFTVFLPKGVK, translated from the coding sequence ATGAAGATTCATTTTGAAATAGACCCGGAAAGTTATGTAGATCCTCTTCCAAAACATATTGGAGTTACAGAGATCATCACAATTATTGGTAATTTAATTGACAATGCTTTTGAATCAGTCATTTTTCAAGATAAGAGAAACGTTTCATTTTCTATAACAAACCTCGGAAATGAAATTATTATAGAGGTAACTGATAGTGGCAATGGGTTATCAAAAGAACAATTTGATACACTTTTTGCAGTTGGCTTTTCTTCTAAAGGTGAAAATAGAGGATATGGACTATATAATGTAAAACGCATTGTAGATGCCTTAAACGGAAATATTGATGTAATTAATGGCAAAGAAGGAGGGGCAATCTTCACAGTGTTTCTTCCAAAGGGAGTTAAGTAA
- a CDS encoding response regulator transcription factor: MINILIAEDDFRIAQVQEQFLKKIADVQLVGKALNAKDTMKLLNENKVDLLLLDIYLPDELGTDLLPRIRELYPTTDVIMITAATEKDMLETSIRQGVFHYLLKPVTMEKFIETIENYKNRRKLFYSQDEVTQVFIDQYFTKGKQQTLNQKDLPSGVDKITLQKVIEVLNAFNGGVTIEEMGERIGASRTTARRYLEYLVSIDECKSKHEYGIVGRPERKYFKKGGVY; the protein is encoded by the coding sequence ATGATTAACATTTTAATTGCAGAAGATGATTTTCGAATTGCCCAGGTTCAGGAGCAATTTCTAAAGAAGATAGCAGACGTCCAATTAGTAGGAAAGGCACTAAATGCAAAAGACACGATGAAGTTGTTGAATGAAAATAAAGTTGATCTGCTTTTACTTGATATATATTTACCAGATGAATTAGGTACAGATCTATTACCTAGAATTAGAGAGCTATATCCTACCACCGATGTAATCATGATCACGGCTGCAACTGAAAAAGACATGCTTGAAACATCTATAAGACAAGGTGTATTTCATTATTTATTAAAACCTGTAACGATGGAAAAATTTATTGAAACAATTGAAAACTATAAAAATAGAAGGAAATTATTTTATAGCCAAGATGAAGTGACTCAAGTCTTCATTGATCAATATTTTACAAAAGGAAAACAACAAACACTAAATCAAAAAGATTTACCTTCCGGGGTCGATAAAATAACGCTACAAAAGGTAATTGAGGTTCTCAACGCTTTTAACGGTGGTGTTACGATTGAAGAGATGGGGGAAAGAATAGGTGCCTCAAGAACAACTGCAAGAAGGTACTTGGAGTATCTCGTCTCAATTGATGAATGTAAATCAAAACATGAATATGGCATAGTTGGAAGACCGGAGAGAAAGTACTTTAAAAAAGGTGGAGTTTATTAG
- a CDS encoding AbrB family transcriptional regulator, which translates to MVKQINLYFIIETVIVGVFGGTLFLLFNLPLAWMLGPLSAVMLWKLITKRKLHWPIGFRNGGQMILGFSMGLSFTTESARQILEQFPSMMITTILMVGFGLIMAKFISKVTKMKGASAVMGTTPGGLSQMVILSEEITDAEPTIVTFMQTVRMLTVIFLVPFLTIHALSTSHTDSFVEDSVSQMNTSGYIQLLIFLVIVFFFTKLAVRFKCPTPWIIGPLISTALLTVFGFNVPPVPDFLTILAQLCLGIYLGLGMKTNMLGNWRSLLPVTVLSSLLIVGFALLLAYGLHSLYSISMSTAFLCIAPGGLPEMGVTAHTVNADVSMVAAFQLFRVFFILFIIPLFLRKFFGRNTIEKKSVTVS; encoded by the coding sequence TTGGTCAAGCAAATAAACCTTTATTTTATTATTGAAACAGTCATTGTTGGAGTATTTGGGGGAACTCTTTTCTTACTATTTAACTTGCCTTTAGCATGGATGCTTGGTCCATTAAGTGCAGTTATGCTTTGGAAGTTGATAACTAAACGCAAATTACATTGGCCAATTGGTTTTCGTAACGGTGGACAGATGATTTTGGGCTTTAGTATGGGGTTATCATTTACAACGGAGAGTGCCAGGCAAATACTTGAGCAATTTCCCTCAATGATGATAACAACAATTTTAATGGTTGGATTTGGTCTTATAATGGCTAAGTTCATTTCAAAGGTCACAAAAATGAAAGGAGCAAGTGCGGTGATGGGGACAACACCCGGGGGATTATCACAAATGGTTATTTTAAGTGAAGAAATTACTGATGCAGAACCAACAATTGTTACATTTATGCAAACGGTGAGGATGTTAACGGTTATTTTTCTAGTACCTTTCTTAACGATCCATGCATTATCTACCTCTCACACCGATAGTTTCGTGGAAGACTCTGTTTCTCAAATGAATACAAGCGGTTACATACAACTATTAATCTTTTTAGTTATTGTTTTCTTTTTTACTAAATTGGCAGTTCGTTTTAAATGCCCTACTCCGTGGATTATTGGTCCACTTATTTCTACTGCACTTTTAACTGTATTTGGGTTTAACGTTCCACCTGTGCCTGATTTTTTGACCATATTGGCACAGCTTTGCTTGGGGATCTACCTAGGTCTTGGGATGAAAACAAATATGCTAGGTAATTGGCGAAGTTTGTTGCCAGTTACGGTCTTGTCATCATTACTCATTGTAGGGTTTGCTCTTTTATTAGCATACGGATTACATAGCTTATACTCTATTTCTATGTCTACAGCATTTCTATGTATTGCACCAGGTGGATTACCTGAAATGGGTGTCACAGCTCATACAGTAAATGCGGATGTTTCAATGGTGGCGGCCTTCCAATTATTTCGTGTGTTTTTTATCTTATTCATCATTCCGTTATTCTTAAGAAAATTTTTTGGTAGAAATACAATCGAGAAAAAATCAGTTACTGTGAGTTAA
- a CDS encoding NAD-dependent malic enzyme: MSQLSNASMNIIIRLHFQKNLITFSEIAKVIGEAGGDVIGIDVISTSKTQTVRDITITVKNQQHGQTVMDEISQQEGVKILSVSDRTFLLHLGGKIEITPKNPIKNRDDLSRVYTPGVAQVCNAIADEPLKAHSLTIKRNTVAVVSDGTAVLGLGDIGPLAAMPVMEGKAMLFKQMADVDAFPICLDTKDPEEIISIVKSIAPAFGGVNLEDISSPRCFEIEERLKAEMDIPVFHDDQHGTAVVLLAGLYNALKLTGKNIESIKVVLNGVGAAGTACAKMLLAAGVKNIIGVDRVGAINRNETYDNKNWTDFAYMTNPENISGSLTDVIIGADVFIGVSAPGVLTVEHLKTMAKDPIVFALANPVPEIDPELAEPYVRVMATGRSDFPNQINNVLCFPGIFRGALDCRASEINEEMKIATAKAIANVVSDDELSETYIVPSVFNQKVVEKVREAVVKAAYESGVARKDLFKEENALVRSY, from the coding sequence ATGTCTCAACTTAGTAATGCAAGCATGAATATAATTATTAGACTTCATTTTCAGAAAAACCTTATTACGTTTAGTGAGATTGCTAAGGTAATTGGGGAAGCTGGTGGTGATGTAATTGGAATTGATGTGATCTCAACAAGTAAAACACAAACGGTACGAGACATAACGATAACAGTAAAGAATCAACAACATGGTCAAACTGTTATGGACGAAATCAGTCAACAAGAAGGTGTAAAGATTTTGTCAGTTTCTGATCGAACCTTTTTATTACATCTTGGAGGAAAAATAGAAATCACTCCAAAAAATCCGATTAAAAATCGAGATGATTTATCTAGAGTTTATACACCTGGAGTCGCACAGGTATGTAACGCCATTGCTGATGAGCCACTTAAAGCTCACTCGTTAACGATTAAACGAAATACGGTTGCGGTTGTTTCTGATGGAACTGCAGTTTTAGGACTAGGTGATATTGGGCCATTGGCTGCAATGCCTGTTATGGAAGGAAAAGCAATGCTGTTTAAACAAATGGCAGATGTAGATGCATTCCCAATATGCCTTGATACGAAAGATCCGGAAGAGATTATTTCGATTGTTAAATCAATTGCGCCTGCCTTTGGAGGTGTTAATCTAGAAGATATTTCTTCTCCTAGATGCTTTGAAATCGAAGAAAGATTAAAGGCTGAAATGGACATACCTGTCTTTCATGACGACCAACATGGAACAGCTGTCGTATTACTTGCAGGTCTTTACAATGCACTTAAGCTTACTGGTAAAAATATTGAATCAATCAAAGTTGTTTTGAATGGTGTAGGTGCAGCTGGAACAGCATGTGCAAAAATGCTGCTAGCTGCTGGAGTGAAAAACATCATAGGTGTTGATCGAGTAGGTGCTATTAATAGAAATGAAACATACGATAATAAAAATTGGACAGACTTTGCATACATGACAAACCCAGAAAATATCAGTGGTTCCTTAACTGACGTAATAATAGGAGCAGATGTTTTTATCGGAGTTTCAGCTCCTGGTGTGTTAACGGTAGAACATCTCAAAACAATGGCGAAAGATCCAATTGTGTTCGCATTAGCTAACCCTGTACCCGAGATTGATCCAGAACTAGCTGAACCATATGTTAGAGTGATGGCGACAGGTAGATCCGATTTTCCAAATCAGATTAATAATGTCCTTTGTTTCCCTGGCATTTTTAGAGGGGCACTTGATTGCCGGGCTTCAGAAATTAATGAAGAAATGAAAATTGCTACTGCAAAAGCTATTGCAAATGTAGTTTCTGATGATGAATTAAGTGAAACCTACATTGTTCCAAGTGTATTCAATCAAAAAGTTGTTGAAAAGGTACGCGAGGCAGTGGTGAAGGCTGCTTATGAATCTGGTGTAGCAAGAAAAGATCTATTTAAAGAAGAAAATGCACTAGTGAGAAGTTATTAG
- a CDS encoding Yip1 family protein, whose protein sequence is MEEQTIKTKKPSLFGMIFQPGEQFERLRERPVIWLPLILLSILGTVIAVLTVLNVDYSTLPGPAMSAEELELTKMFGIIFGGLGGLFGTSIGFLVVAAILFGIAKIAKSSVSFKQMFSLIIFTGFITTIGQLLNQLIIFAIGGDPYVMLTSVNSLIGADGVLGAVLGVFEVFQIWYYVLLALGLMKVSAFQTGSIYNCYYFLYFRSYCCSNWRSF, encoded by the coding sequence ATGGAAGAACAAACAATAAAAACGAAAAAACCGTCATTATTCGGAATGATTTTTCAACCGGGAGAACAATTTGAGAGATTAAGAGAAAGACCAGTCATTTGGTTGCCATTAATTCTTTTGTCTATACTTGGAACAGTTATTGCTGTCCTTACAGTACTTAACGTGGATTATTCTACATTACCAGGACCAGCTATGTCCGCTGAAGAGCTTGAGCTTACAAAAATGTTTGGAATCATTTTTGGGGGACTTGGTGGTTTATTTGGTACATCAATTGGCTTTTTAGTTGTTGCAGCAATTTTATTCGGAATTGCCAAAATAGCTAAATCATCAGTTTCATTTAAACAAATGTTTTCACTAATCATTTTCACAGGATTTATCACAACAATTGGTCAATTATTGAATCAACTTATTATTTTCGCAATTGGTGGAGATCCGTACGTTATGCTAACAAGTGTGAACAGTCTTATTGGAGCAGATGGAGTTTTAGGAGCAGTTTTAGGCGTATTTGAAGTGTTTCAAATTTGGTATTATGTTTTGCTGGCACTTGGACTTATGAAAGTTTCAGCTTTCCAAACCGGCAGCATATACAATTGCTATTATTTTCTTTATTTTAGGTCTTATTGTTGCAGCAATTGGAGGAGTTTTTGA
- a CDS encoding efflux RND transporter periplasmic adaptor subunit, with the protein MKKKIWIGIGVACLIIILVGINVFRTVNKENLTVDTIKVEEREMTGNVMVPGTLSLRNESFVYLSPESGNVAEILVKEGDKVEEGTPLLRYENEQLLLEKEQNALSLESSYLRINQVEKQINDLDEKEEDLTKQVGKDEAKKQVDAERDQLKTDLKLANLEARQVLLQKETIEKKLGELEVVSEISGTVLSISKDASKGVTQGAILHIAKPDELIVKGSISEYDSLKIKEKQPVTLRSDVVPGKEWVGAVSKVNLLPEQNENAMGNEDSAVQYPIEVTIDDKGIKAKPGFKLIMDIQTEKRKALAVPLEAVKQDAEEYYVFVVKEGKAIRKIVKTGAASDEYMEIKTGLETGERVIVSPSNELQNNMEVNEK; encoded by the coding sequence ATGAAGAAAAAAATTTGGATAGGTATAGGCGTTGCGTGCTTAATCATTATATTAGTTGGAATTAATGTTTTTCGAACAGTAAATAAAGAAAACCTAACAGTTGATACAATAAAAGTTGAAGAACGTGAAATGACCGGGAATGTAATGGTTCCCGGTACACTTTCGCTAAGAAATGAGAGTTTTGTTTACTTATCCCCTGAAAGCGGTAATGTTGCTGAGATTCTTGTAAAAGAAGGAGATAAGGTGGAAGAAGGAACACCTCTACTTCGGTATGAGAATGAACAGCTATTATTAGAAAAAGAACAAAATGCTTTATCTCTAGAGTCTTCCTACTTACGAATTAATCAGGTGGAAAAACAAATAAATGATTTGGATGAAAAAGAGGAAGATTTGACGAAGCAAGTAGGCAAGGATGAAGCAAAAAAACAAGTTGATGCCGAAAGAGATCAATTAAAAACAGATTTAAAATTAGCTAACCTCGAAGCTAGACAAGTGCTACTTCAAAAAGAAACAATTGAGAAAAAACTGGGAGAACTTGAAGTTGTAAGTGAAATTTCTGGTACGGTTCTTTCTATTAGTAAAGATGCATCAAAAGGAGTCACTCAAGGAGCTATTTTACACATTGCAAAACCTGATGAGCTTATTGTAAAGGGATCCATTTCTGAATATGATTCTTTAAAAATTAAGGAGAAGCAACCTGTAACATTGAGATCTGATGTTGTACCAGGAAAGGAATGGGTTGGTGCCGTTAGTAAGGTTAATCTTCTGCCGGAACAGAATGAAAATGCAATGGGTAATGAAGATAGTGCTGTTCAGTATCCAATTGAAGTTACAATTGATGATAAAGGTATTAAAGCAAAACCAGGCTTTAAATTAATAATGGATATCCAAACAGAAAAAAGAAAAGCTCTTGCTGTTCCTTTAGAAGCAGTGAAACAGGATGCTGAAGAATATTATGTATTTGTTGTTAAAGAAGGAAAGGCCATTCGTAAAATAGTAAAAACAGGTGCGGCAAGTGATGAGTATATGGAGATCAAAACAGGGTTAGAAACAGGAGAAAGAGTTATTGTTAGTCCTTCAAATGAGCTGCAAAATAACATGGAAGTGAATGAGAAATGA
- a CDS encoding ABC transporter ATP-binding protein, producing the protein MIELTSITKSYKVGQDTLDVLKGISLTINEGEFVAIMGPSGSGKSTLMNVIGCLDNPTSGTYLLGDEDISTYKDEMLARVRNLSIGFVFQQFQLLPRLTALKNVELPMVYAGYKKKEREERAKQALEKVGLAERVNHLPNELSGGQKQRVAIARSIVNNPKIILADEPTGALDSKTSITIMEQFTQLNLEGTTVILVTHEQEVADYAKRIITVRDGIILSDVERRREV; encoded by the coding sequence ATGATTGAGTTAACTTCCATTACTAAGAGCTATAAAGTAGGACAGGATACATTAGATGTTCTTAAAGGAATTAGTCTAACAATTAACGAAGGTGAATTCGTTGCGATTATGGGTCCTTCTGGTTCCGGAAAATCGACACTAATGAACGTTATTGGATGTTTAGACAACCCTACCTCGGGCACATACTTACTCGGTGATGAGGACATTTCCACTTATAAGGATGAAATGTTAGCTAGGGTACGTAATTTATCGATAGGCTTCGTTTTCCAACAATTTCAGCTTCTTCCCCGGCTCACGGCTCTAAAAAATGTAGAGCTTCCGATGGTTTACGCGGGTTATAAGAAAAAAGAGCGTGAGGAGAGAGCAAAGCAGGCTCTTGAAAAGGTTGGGCTAGCCGAGAGGGTGAATCACTTGCCCAATGAGTTATCTGGAGGACAAAAACAACGTGTTGCAATCGCGAGGTCAATTGTAAATAACCCTAAAATCATACTGGCGGACGAACCAACTGGTGCACTTGATAGTAAAACAAGCATTACAATAATGGAGCAATTCACACAATTAAATTTGGAGGGTACAACAGTTATACTTGTTACCCACGAACAAGAGGTTGCTGATTATGCAAAAAGAATTATTACAGTTAGAGATGGGATCATTCTCTCAGATGTAGAGCGGAGGAGAGAAGTATGA